In Candidatus Hydrogenedentota bacterium, the following proteins share a genomic window:
- the queC gene encoding 7-cyano-7-deazaguanine synthase QueC has protein sequence MPNTQSNAAVVLLSGGLDSSVLLFHVLRDLRRSPVYALSFEYGQRHSKELDCAKWQADAAEVEQHRIVDLSFLGGLVRSTSALVRGGQAVPDLKDLSAADLEQPPTYVPNRNMILLSVAAAYAESCGIFDVFYGAQALDEYGYWDCTTDFLERVNSVLALNRRKPVNIHAPFIRRKKVDSVRLGAALGVNFSYTWSCYRGSDNACGTCPTCVERMNAFREAGLKDPIAYD, from the coding sequence ATGCCAAACACCCAATCAAACGCCGCTGTCGTCCTGCTTAGCGGCGGACTCGACTCTTCCGTGCTCCTGTTTCATGTGCTGCGCGATCTGCGTCGCAGCCCCGTCTATGCACTCAGCTTTGAGTATGGCCAGCGCCACTCAAAGGAACTCGACTGCGCCAAATGGCAGGCGGATGCCGCCGAAGTCGAGCAGCATCGCATCGTCGATCTGTCGTTCCTGGGTGGGCTCGTGCGCAGCACCTCCGCGTTGGTGCGCGGCGGACAGGCCGTCCCCGATTTGAAGGATCTCTCTGCCGCCGACCTTGAGCAACCTCCCACATACGTTCCAAACCGCAACATGATCCTGCTGTCCGTAGCTGCCGCCTACGCCGAATCCTGCGGAATCTTCGATGTCTTCTACGGAGCACAAGCCTTGGACGAATATGGTTATTGGGACTGCACGACCGACTTCCTCGAACGAGTCAACAGCGTACTCGCGCTGAACCGCCGTAAACCCGTCAACATTCACGCGCCCTTTATCCGCCGTAAGAAAGTCGATTCCGTCCGCCTCGGCGCAGCCTTGGGCGTCAACTTTTCCTACACGTGGTCCTGCTACCGCGGATCGGACAACGCGTGCGGCACGTGCCCAACCTGCGTCGAACGCATGAATGCCTTTCGCGAAGCCGGCTTAAAAGACCCCATCGCCTACGACTAA
- a CDS encoding AAA family ATPase, whose product MRIARLWIDGYGRFASQSVTLTPGLQIILGPNEQGKTTLRHFISDMLYGQKRNASPTDYDESHELRRPWRHPERYSGRLTYLLDNGFEIEVHRSFNSEQDAVHVFNRTHGREITEEFERYRNNEPNFAERHLGLTKAVFTNTATIGHLTLEHLGDEDALEQIRERILCLADSSEDSASADTAQQRLLERILAIGRPSVETSKPLPIALARREELERERAESLKSHEAITELERERTGLREEIASLNRRRAQCEDELHSIESRDRLQRFIEVQRIQIRIDDVTQKCFALSSVREFPLEHTPEVQRAANGVATARAQVERTRVELDDLQRQLQTEMERFGGADSPASNDVPEHTERELGDLEARITRLTERLEALEEERTKAEQRSAQAQRDLELAPDFSTIDTDPVEWLSQLAMSFRLAVQSRDNEMEKLRRLRESVDKRQSVAVKPGWVFSRFEDFHAEAREYEVQLRVHREQTAALQASLERSRTLAQRKDVSAPGFMWGAGILTLFSAGFFIASAYFEKPYLYIPAILCTILLIASIAAWIQGRIAARRAHMEVLEIQDDLLRLDEETEERRERIDKAIAEAGVASLRELDALYEQYTRTSAELKALRETMSQQEQLAEEGDERVRDLFVKVKETFEKFGETVADEDDIQNAVNRTIARYQEWRDAKRRLSESKDRPAQLEAQCEKVRQELEECRREEVSRALDVRQTMRDSGFREESKYTSALSALRAYRIRSADLRQKRGRIDVLKERAASLEWRLEAELKDQAKQEEGLARRLALGGADSIEHWHELAKQAKQYRDAWEERSRLQEKLDSLLMGESLEALRKAVEKDGPAVESFRRLPTVVKEELESLRTALAARSKQEHDLQLEIAKRTAGQRSLSEIDEDLAVVQARIERMELELEAGAYAAALIEEVARDRHSRIAPRMATLAGAYLREITGGAYNELVIGRDLRISVRIPQTKKLSENPRNGLSKGTVDQIYLALRLALVKSLSDSGESIPLLLDDPFANYDDDRLSKALNVLRRIGETNQILLFTCRHDVAEAATVSGVPILTL is encoded by the coding sequence ATGCGAATCGCCCGACTCTGGATAGACGGTTATGGCCGGTTTGCGAGCCAGTCGGTTACGCTCACACCCGGTCTGCAAATCATCCTCGGACCCAACGAGCAAGGCAAGACCACGCTCCGGCATTTCATCTCCGACATGCTTTACGGTCAGAAGCGCAACGCCTCGCCCACCGATTACGACGAGTCGCACGAGTTGCGCCGTCCGTGGCGTCACCCGGAACGCTACTCCGGCCGGCTCACCTACCTTCTTGACAACGGTTTCGAAATCGAGGTCCATCGTTCTTTTAATTCGGAACAGGACGCCGTCCACGTTTTCAACCGCACGCACGGCAGGGAGATCACGGAGGAGTTCGAGCGTTATCGCAACAACGAGCCCAACTTCGCCGAACGTCACCTTGGCCTGACCAAGGCGGTATTCACGAACACGGCCACCATCGGTCACCTGACGCTTGAGCACCTCGGTGACGAGGACGCCCTGGAACAAATACGCGAACGCATTCTCTGCCTCGCGGACTCCTCGGAAGATTCTGCTTCCGCCGATACGGCCCAGCAGCGCTTGCTGGAACGCATCCTCGCGATCGGGCGCCCCTCCGTCGAGACGAGCAAGCCTTTGCCCATTGCGTTGGCACGGAGGGAAGAACTCGAACGCGAACGCGCCGAGTCGCTCAAATCGCACGAGGCCATCACGGAACTCGAACGCGAGCGTACCGGCCTGCGCGAGGAGATCGCGTCGCTCAACCGGCGCAGGGCGCAATGCGAAGACGAGCTTCACTCGATCGAAAGCCGCGACCGTCTCCAGCGTTTTATTGAAGTCCAGCGCATCCAGATTCGCATTGACGACGTCACGCAAAAGTGCTTTGCGTTGAGCAGCGTTCGCGAATTCCCGCTCGAGCACACGCCCGAAGTGCAGCGCGCCGCCAACGGCGTCGCCACCGCGCGCGCCCAAGTGGAACGCACCCGCGTCGAGTTGGACGACCTGCAGCGGCAGTTGCAGACGGAGATGGAACGCTTTGGCGGCGCGGACAGCCCCGCTTCCAACGACGTTCCAGAACACACAGAACGCGAACTGGGTGACCTGGAGGCGCGCATCACACGCCTCACGGAACGTCTGGAAGCTCTGGAAGAGGAGCGGACAAAGGCCGAACAGCGTTCAGCGCAGGCGCAACGCGATCTCGAACTGGCCCCGGACTTCAGCACCATCGATACCGATCCGGTTGAATGGCTCAGCCAGCTCGCGATGTCGTTTCGGTTGGCGGTGCAGTCGCGCGACAACGAAATGGAGAAACTGCGCCGCTTGCGCGAATCCGTCGACAAGCGCCAGTCCGTTGCCGTGAAACCCGGCTGGGTGTTTTCACGATTCGAAGACTTCCATGCCGAAGCCCGCGAATACGAAGTTCAATTGCGCGTCCATCGCGAACAGACCGCGGCGCTTCAAGCGTCGTTGGAGCGTTCGCGCACGCTGGCCCAGCGAAAGGATGTCAGCGCTCCCGGATTCATGTGGGGCGCGGGAATTCTGACCCTGTTTAGCGCAGGCTTCTTCATCGCATCGGCGTACTTCGAGAAACCCTATCTTTACATCCCCGCCATCTTGTGCACGATCTTGCTCATCGCATCCATCGCGGCGTGGATTCAAGGACGGATAGCGGCTCGCCGCGCGCACATGGAGGTCCTCGAAATACAGGACGATCTCCTGCGCCTCGACGAAGAAACCGAAGAGCGCCGTGAGCGAATCGACAAAGCCATTGCGGAGGCGGGCGTTGCGTCGTTGCGCGAGTTGGACGCGCTCTACGAGCAGTACACGCGAACCAGCGCGGAACTGAAAGCCCTGCGCGAAACCATGTCGCAACAAGAGCAACTTGCCGAAGAAGGCGATGAGCGGGTTCGCGATCTTTTTGTGAAAGTGAAGGAGACTTTCGAGAAGTTTGGCGAGACTGTCGCCGACGAAGACGATATTCAGAACGCCGTCAATCGCACCATCGCACGCTATCAGGAATGGCGCGATGCCAAACGCCGCCTCTCCGAGAGTAAGGACCGGCCTGCGCAGTTGGAAGCGCAATGCGAAAAGGTGCGCCAGGAACTTGAGGAATGCCGCCGCGAAGAAGTCAGCCGCGCGTTGGACGTCCGCCAAACCATGCGCGATTCCGGATTCCGCGAGGAATCGAAATACACCAGCGCGCTGAGCGCCCTGCGCGCCTACCGTATCCGTAGCGCCGACCTTCGCCAGAAACGCGGCCGCATCGACGTGCTGAAGGAACGGGCCGCGTCCCTCGAATGGCGTCTTGAAGCGGAACTGAAAGATCAAGCCAAGCAGGAAGAGGGTCTCGCGCGGCGCTTGGCCTTGGGTGGCGCGGATTCCATCGAACATTGGCACGAACTTGCCAAGCAGGCCAAACAGTATCGCGACGCATGGGAAGAACGTTCACGGCTTCAGGAGAAACTGGATTCGCTCCTGATGGGCGAATCGCTCGAGGCCCTGCGCAAAGCTGTTGAGAAAGACGGCCCCGCTGTAGAGTCGTTCCGCCGCTTGCCTACCGTCGTGAAGGAAGAGCTGGAAAGCCTGCGCACCGCCCTGGCCGCCCGGTCGAAACAGGAACACGACCTGCAACTCGAAATTGCCAAACGCACCGCCGGACAACGCTCGCTCAGCGAAATCGACGAAGACCTCGCCGTCGTGCAGGCCCGCATCGAACGCATGGAACTGGAGTTGGAAGCCGGCGCCTACGCCGCGGCGCTGATCGAAGAAGTTGCCCGCGACCGTCATTCCCGGATCGCGCCGCGCATGGCCACACTCGCCGGCGCGTACCTGCGCGAGATCACGGGCGGCGCCTATAACGAACTGGTTATCGGCCGCGACCTGCGCATCTCAGTCCGAATCCCGCAGACGAAGAAGCTGAGCGAGAATCCGCGCAACGGACTCAGCAAAGGCACCGTTGACCAGATCTACCTGGCCTTGCGGCTCGCCCTGGTCAAGAGCCTCAGTGACAGCGGCGAGAGCATTCCGCTGCTCCTGGACGATCCCTTTGCCAACTACGACGACGACCGTCTCTCCAAGGCGCTCAACGTGTTGCGGCGCATCGGCGAGACCAACCAGATACTTCTGTTCACGTGCCGGCACGACGTTGCCGAAGCTGCCACCGTGAGCGGTGTTCCAATCCTTACACTCTAA
- a CDS encoding DNA repair exonuclease, translated as MIRIIHTADLHLDACFARVGLGPAEGNRRRQSLRDLLHRILQRAVEWPAHAVLIAGDLFEHDRITRDTVTFLRAEFDAVAPIPIFIAAGNRDPYVPGSPYATEVWPDNVTIFTSPNWTSKTLKNCDLTVHGFGFDGPEPSSNPFTKLQFTPDGKVHVAVAHGAEKSATPLGKTLCAPFLAHSLTLPELSYMALGHIHLMRSFETEQGVRIQYSGAPEGLSFSDTGMRHYLEVEIDAGGVQVRPVACSKAVFSAHTIDCSSFTTTQEIVDAVRALPSDGAQTRIVQVTLAGTGRPEWRYELEAMRARLADDFEFVSFVDAMRLPDDYEVLARDCTSQGAFVARINAELVDTTDLRRRRVLERARELGVSAYRSAVLPAVPQEKG; from the coding sequence GTGATTCGAATCATTCATACGGCGGATCTGCATCTGGACGCGTGTTTTGCGCGCGTGGGTCTGGGGCCCGCGGAAGGCAACCGCCGCAGACAGAGCTTGCGGGACCTCCTGCATCGCATCTTGCAGCGCGCGGTCGAGTGGCCTGCGCATGCCGTGCTGATTGCAGGCGACCTCTTCGAGCACGATCGCATCACGCGCGACACCGTCACGTTTCTCCGCGCCGAGTTCGACGCTGTCGCTCCGATTCCAATCTTCATTGCCGCGGGCAACCGGGACCCTTACGTTCCCGGCTCGCCCTACGCCACCGAAGTGTGGCCGGACAATGTCACGATCTTCACTTCGCCCAATTGGACGTCCAAGACGCTCAAAAATTGCGATCTCACGGTGCACGGGTTCGGTTTCGATGGGCCCGAACCCTCGTCGAATCCTTTCACGAAACTGCAATTCACGCCCGACGGCAAAGTACATGTCGCTGTCGCGCACGGCGCCGAGAAGAGTGCGACCCCGCTGGGCAAGACGCTCTGTGCGCCTTTCCTCGCCCACTCCTTGACGTTGCCGGAACTTTCCTACATGGCGCTCGGTCACATTCACCTGATGCGCTCGTTCGAAACCGAGCAGGGCGTCCGCATCCAGTACTCGGGCGCTCCGGAAGGCCTCAGCTTCTCCGACACCGGCATGCGGCATTATCTGGAAGTCGAGATTGACGCCGGCGGTGTGCAGGTCCGCCCCGTTGCGTGTTCCAAGGCGGTCTTTTCCGCGCACACGATCGACTGTTCATCTTTTACGACGACCCAGGAGATAGTCGACGCAGTGCGCGCGTTGCCGAGCGATGGCGCGCAAACGCGTATCGTTCAGGTGACTCTCGCCGGAACGGGCCGCCCGGAATGGCGCTATGAGCTCGAAGCCATGCGCGCGCGTCTTGCCGATGATTTCGAATTTGTTTCCTTCGTTGATGCGATGCGCCTGCCCGACGACTACGAAGTTCTCGCGCGGGACTGCACGAGCCAGGGCGCGTTCGTGGCGCGGATCAACGCCGAATTGGTGGATACAACCGACCTGCGCCGCCGCCGCGTGCTGGAACGAGCCCGTGAACTGGGTGTGTCGGCCTACCGTTCCGCTGTCCTTCCTGCCGTACCGCAGGAAAAGGGGTGA